One genomic window of Prosthecobacter algae includes the following:
- the gltB gene encoding glutamate synthase large subunit, whose amino-acid sequence MKYPFYDQDIPNEGSLHLMDMERDACGVGFVANIHGKRSRDILDKAICGVCSVQHRGAVDADRVTGDGAGVLTQIPHKVLMPEVEKMGHKLEHPMDLAVGVFFLPHDQTERLKIQLVAEGILRNRDIKVLGWRDVPVNPNELGEKARRTMPFIQHLFMERPEAMDDNSFERQLYLVRRELRIKAKEAKLSEFYIASMSHRTIVYKALLLPSSLEKFYTDLQSDDYDTSMALFHQRFSTNTFPTWALSHPFRMLAHNGEINTVRGNRNWLSSRASDFENEVWDSEEWLLKDLVDANSSDSASLDQALELLVLSGRSLTHAMGMLVPSAYGIDPTTSSELKAFYEYHECFSEPWDGPAAMVLTDGLSVVASLDRNGLRPSRWKLTEDGVFALGSEVGIIHIDDAKVIKKGRLAPGEMLEVDILKGKVRFNDEIKSALAQQQPYGEWLNNRKNLTVQTPQTPKEVLDILPLSQRQAAYGWTKEEIDFSLVPMLQKGEEGIYSMGDDASLSILSTRPRLLTTYFKQLFAQVTNPPIDPIRERAVMSLDVVLGWQRNWLGETPEHASVVHLTSPFLFESELADIKALPDFPHRVLDATWPISEGAAGMKKALDRLCYEAEAAVNDEVRILILSDRGLDENRAAIPALLATGAVHHHLNRKQVRMRLSLVIETGEARDTHQMACLFGFGASAVCPYLTFDTIQEVLENDKTARKPALEGVDYAKALYNFRKGLEKGVLKIMSKMGISVLSSYTGAQIFEAVGIGSEVMKFAFTGTPSQIEGIGFNEIAEEALARHALGFGQPVPSPEAAASNVDLGDPGYYRPRQKGETHAITGPVIKNFHTFVKTGSAEDYSSYVAAQLQNTPVALKDLLEFVPSSDGPIPIDEVESIEDIRVRFTTAAMSLGAISPEAHEALAIAMNRIGGKSDSGEGGEDPKRFKPYENGDWANSKIKQVASGRFGVTAEYLANAWELEIKMAQGAKPGEGGQLPAMKVNRMIARLRNTTPGVMLISPPPHHDIYSIEDLAQLIHDLKEANPRARVCVKLVAESGVGTVAAGVAKANADIILVSGHDGGTGASPLSSIKHAGLPWELGLAEAQQVLMLNGLRERVTLRTDGGLRNGRDIAIAAMLGAEEFNFGTIALIALGCVYVRQCHLNNCPVGVATTDPKFRAKFKGKPEHVVNFFNGVAQEVREIMAQLGVARMNDLIGRPEFLRQREVPGHKKANMIDLSRVLKDVGKDLHQDVPRTCQMNQNDGLDQHPLDDRIIQDAQFAISDKRKVKPVRYKIKNTFRNIGTKLSGEIAFHHGNHGLPAGSVDVTCEGSAGQSFGTFLCGGVKLTLIGEANDYVGKGLCGGEIIIRPSPLLNPVCNTWENSIMGNTVMYGATSGHLYAAGRAGERFCVRNSGATAVVEGIGDHGCEYMTGGVVAVLGTFGKNFGAGMSGGVAYLLDDTNAFGQLHNSEMIKGDAVTDPEDINQLKKLVSDHFEKTESLRAKDILDNWATYLPQFVKVTSKAEPVQVPAEEELPVIEGTPANA is encoded by the coding sequence ATGAAATACCCATTCTACGACCAGGATATCCCCAACGAAGGCTCGCTCCACTTGATGGACATGGAACGCGATGCCTGCGGCGTCGGCTTTGTTGCGAACATCCATGGTAAACGTAGTCGTGACATTTTGGACAAGGCGATCTGCGGCGTCTGCAGCGTGCAGCACCGTGGCGCGGTGGATGCCGACCGGGTAACCGGTGACGGCGCAGGCGTGCTGACCCAGATCCCCCACAAGGTGCTGATGCCCGAAGTGGAAAAGATGGGCCACAAGCTAGAACATCCGATGGACCTCGCCGTGGGCGTCTTTTTCCTGCCCCATGACCAGACGGAGCGCCTGAAAATCCAGCTCGTGGCTGAAGGCATCCTGCGCAACCGCGACATCAAGGTCCTGGGCTGGCGTGACGTGCCGGTGAACCCGAATGAGCTGGGCGAAAAAGCCCGCCGCACCATGCCCTTCATCCAGCACCTGTTCATGGAGCGGCCTGAAGCCATGGATGACAACTCCTTTGAGCGCCAGCTCTACCTCGTGCGCCGGGAACTGCGCATCAAGGCCAAGGAAGCCAAGCTTTCCGAGTTCTACATCGCCTCGATGTCCCACCGCACCATCGTTTACAAGGCGCTGCTGCTGCCGTCCTCCCTGGAGAAATTCTACACGGATCTCCAGAGCGATGACTACGACACCTCGATGGCCCTGTTCCATCAGCGTTTCTCCACGAATACCTTCCCGACCTGGGCCCTCAGCCATCCCTTCCGGATGCTGGCGCACAACGGCGAAATCAACACCGTGCGCGGCAACCGCAACTGGCTTTCCAGCCGCGCCAGCGACTTCGAAAACGAAGTCTGGGACAGCGAAGAATGGCTGTTGAAGGACCTCGTGGATGCCAACAGCTCGGACTCCGCCAGCCTGGATCAGGCCCTGGAACTGCTCGTGCTCAGCGGTCGCTCCCTCACCCATGCCATGGGCATGCTGGTGCCGAGCGCCTATGGCATCGACCCGACGACCTCCAGCGAGCTGAAGGCCTTCTACGAATACCACGAGTGCTTCAGCGAGCCTTGGGATGGCCCTGCCGCCATGGTTTTGACCGATGGCCTCAGCGTCGTCGCCAGCCTGGACCGCAATGGTCTGCGCCCGAGCCGCTGGAAACTGACGGAAGATGGCGTTTTCGCCCTCGGTTCTGAAGTCGGCATCATCCACATTGACGACGCCAAGGTCATCAAAAAAGGCCGTCTTGCTCCTGGCGAAATGCTGGAAGTGGACATCCTGAAGGGCAAGGTCCGTTTCAATGACGAGATCAAGTCCGCCCTCGCCCAGCAGCAGCCTTACGGCGAGTGGCTGAACAACCGGAAAAACCTCACGGTCCAGACGCCACAGACGCCGAAGGAAGTGCTGGACATCCTGCCGCTCTCCCAGCGCCAGGCCGCCTACGGCTGGACCAAGGAGGAGATCGACTTCTCCCTCGTGCCCATGCTGCAGAAGGGTGAAGAAGGCATCTACTCCATGGGGGACGATGCTTCTCTCTCCATCCTCAGCACGCGCCCGCGCCTGCTGACCACCTACTTCAAACAGCTCTTCGCCCAGGTCACCAATCCACCGATTGACCCGATCCGCGAACGCGCTGTGATGAGCCTGGACGTCGTCCTCGGCTGGCAGCGCAACTGGCTGGGTGAAACTCCGGAACACGCCAGTGTCGTTCACCTCACCTCCCCGTTCCTCTTTGAGAGCGAGCTGGCCGACATCAAGGCCCTGCCTGACTTCCCGCACCGCGTGCTAGATGCCACCTGGCCGATCTCTGAAGGCGCTGCGGGCATGAAGAAGGCCCTGGACCGCCTTTGCTATGAAGCCGAAGCCGCCGTCAATGATGAAGTCCGCATCCTCATCCTCAGCGATCGGGGTCTGGATGAAAACCGCGCGGCCATCCCGGCCCTGCTGGCCACCGGTGCTGTCCACCATCACCTGAACCGCAAGCAGGTGCGCATGCGCCTCAGCCTCGTCATCGAGACTGGCGAAGCCCGCGACACCCACCAGATGGCCTGTCTGTTCGGCTTCGGCGCCAGTGCCGTGTGCCCTTACCTCACCTTTGACACCATCCAGGAAGTCCTGGAAAATGACAAAACCGCCCGTAAGCCCGCCCTCGAAGGCGTGGACTACGCGAAGGCGCTATACAACTTCCGCAAAGGCCTGGAAAAAGGCGTGCTGAAGATCATGAGCAAAATGGGCATCTCGGTGCTCAGCAGCTACACCGGCGCTCAGATCTTTGAAGCCGTCGGCATCGGCAGTGAGGTGATGAAATTCGCCTTCACCGGCACCCCAAGCCAGATCGAAGGCATCGGCTTCAACGAGATCGCTGAAGAAGCGCTCGCCCGCCACGCCCTCGGCTTTGGCCAGCCCGTCCCCTCCCCTGAGGCGGCTGCCAGCAATGTGGACCTGGGTGACCCCGGCTACTACCGCCCCCGCCAGAAGGGAGAGACGCACGCCATCACCGGCCCGGTCATCAAGAACTTCCACACCTTTGTCAAAACCGGTTCTGCCGAAGACTACAGCAGCTATGTGGCTGCCCAGCTTCAGAATACACCGGTGGCCCTGAAGGACCTCCTGGAATTCGTGCCTAGCTCCGACGGTCCTATCCCGATTGACGAGGTGGAATCCATCGAAGACATCCGAGTCCGTTTCACCACGGCCGCCATGTCCCTGGGCGCCATCAGCCCTGAGGCTCACGAAGCCCTCGCCATCGCCATGAACCGCATCGGCGGCAAGTCCGACTCCGGTGAAGGCGGTGAAGATCCAAAACGCTTCAAGCCTTACGAAAACGGTGACTGGGCGAACTCCAAGATCAAGCAGGTGGCCTCCGGTCGCTTTGGTGTGACTGCCGAGTATCTGGCCAACGCCTGGGAACTCGAGATCAAGATGGCCCAGGGTGCCAAGCCCGGTGAAGGCGGCCAGCTCCCCGCCATGAAGGTGAATCGCATGATCGCCCGCCTGCGCAATACCACGCCTGGCGTCATGCTCATCAGCCCGCCGCCGCATCATGACATCTACTCGATCGAAGATCTGGCCCAGCTCATCCATGACTTGAAGGAAGCCAACCCCCGTGCCCGCGTCTGCGTGAAGCTCGTCGCCGAATCCGGCGTCGGCACCGTGGCTGCCGGTGTGGCCAAGGCCAATGCCGACATCATTCTGGTCTCCGGCCACGATGGCGGCACGGGTGCCAGCCCGCTCAGCTCAATCAAGCACGCTGGTCTCCCTTGGGAACTCGGCCTCGCCGAAGCCCAGCAGGTGCTCATGCTCAATGGTCTGCGTGAGCGCGTGACCCTGCGTACCGATGGCGGTCTCCGCAACGGTCGCGACATCGCCATCGCCGCCATGCTCGGCGCAGAAGAGTTCAACTTCGGCACCATCGCCCTCATCGCCCTCGGCTGTGTGTATGTGCGCCAGTGCCACCTGAACAACTGCCCTGTGGGCGTTGCCACCACGGATCCGAAGTTCCGCGCCAAGTTCAAAGGCAAGCCCGAACACGTGGTGAACTTCTTCAACGGCGTCGCCCAGGAAGTCCGCGAGATCATGGCCCAGCTTGGCGTGGCCCGCATGAACGACCTCATCGGCCGTCCCGAGTTCCTGCGTCAGCGCGAAGTCCCCGGTCACAAGAAGGCCAACATGATCGACCTTAGCCGCGTCCTCAAAGACGTGGGCAAGGACCTCCATCAGGACGTCCCGCGCACCTGCCAGATGAACCAGAATGACGGCCTCGACCAGCACCCGCTGGACGACCGGATCATCCAGGACGCGCAGTTCGCCATCAGCGACAAGCGCAAGGTCAAACCCGTCCGCTACAAGATCAAAAACACTTTCCGCAACATCGGCACCAAGCTGAGCGGTGAGATCGCCTTTCACCACGGCAACCATGGTCTGCCAGCAGGCAGCGTGGACGTGACCTGCGAAGGCAGCGCAGGCCAGAGCTTTGGCACCTTCCTTTGTGGTGGAGTCAAACTTACCCTCATCGGTGAAGCGAATGACTATGTCGGCAAAGGCCTTTGCGGTGGTGAAATCATCATCCGCCCGAGCCCGCTGCTCAACCCAGTCTGCAACACTTGGGAAAACAGCATCATGGGTAACACCGTCATGTACGGTGCCACCAGTGGCCATCTCTATGCAGCGGGCCGCGCTGGCGAACGCTTCTGCGTCCGTAACTCCGGGGCCACGGCTGTCGTCGAAGGCATCGGTGACCACGGTTGTGAATACATGACTGGCGGTGTCGTCGCGGTCCTCGGGACCTTTGGCAAAAACTTCGGTGCTGGCATGAGCGGCGGTGTCGCCTACCTGTTGGATGACACCAACGCCTTCGGCCAGCTCCACAACTCGGAGATGATCAAAGGCGACGCAGTCACCGATCCGGAAGACATCAACCAGTTGAAGAAGCTGGTGAGCGACCACTTCGAGAAGACCGAAAGCCTGCGCGCCAAGGACATCCTCGACAACTGGGCCACCTACCTGCCTCAGTTCGTTAAGGTGACCAGCAAGGCCGAACCCGTCCAGGTCCCGGCTGAAGAGGAACTGCCCGTCATCGAAGGCACCCCAGCCAACGCGTAA
- a CDS encoding DUF4159 domain-containing protein: MKLLPALFALAALGFCLAEDAPSPTNFGIKDGSVPEDPREAGRGGQFLDFPTWPVSKELPNDVFTFARLRYNSESWGRRRGGGKWTTDYPDADLNFSYRLQQLTSLQVSPKGAVVDIDAEQMRNYPFIYMIEPGNISLTEGDAKVMRDYMLNGGFIMVDDFWGEEEWDTFYVALKQIFPDREPQELPLEHEVFHMVFPLKVKPQIPSVGHAMAGRSQGITAERFDAQTPHYRAIFDDKKRIVMMICHNTDLGDGWEEEGTDPWYFREFSEKYAYPLGINIVFYALTH, from the coding sequence ATGAAACTCCTGCCTGCCCTTTTTGCTCTCGCTGCGCTGGGGTTTTGCCTGGCGGAAGATGCACCTTCGCCAACCAACTTTGGTATCAAAGATGGCTCCGTGCCGGAAGATCCGCGTGAAGCCGGGCGCGGCGGGCAGTTCCTGGACTTTCCCACCTGGCCGGTGAGCAAAGAGTTACCGAACGACGTGTTCACCTTTGCCCGGCTGCGGTACAATTCCGAGAGCTGGGGCCGCAGGCGTGGTGGTGGCAAATGGACGACGGACTACCCGGATGCGGACCTGAACTTCAGCTACCGGCTGCAGCAGCTCACTTCCCTACAGGTGAGCCCCAAAGGAGCGGTGGTGGACATTGATGCGGAGCAGATGCGCAACTACCCGTTCATCTACATGATTGAGCCTGGGAACATCAGCCTAACCGAAGGTGATGCCAAAGTGATGCGGGACTACATGCTGAATGGTGGCTTCATCATGGTGGATGACTTCTGGGGAGAGGAGGAGTGGGACACCTTTTACGTCGCTTTGAAGCAGATCTTCCCGGACCGAGAACCGCAGGAGCTGCCGCTGGAGCACGAGGTGTTTCACATGGTGTTCCCGCTGAAGGTGAAACCCCAGATCCCCAGTGTGGGCCATGCGATGGCGGGACGTTCTCAAGGCATCACAGCCGAGCGTTTTGATGCGCAGACGCCGCACTACCGCGCGATCTTTGATGACAAAAAGCGCATCGTCATGATGATCTGCCACAACACGGATCTGGGCGATGGCTGGGAAGAGGAGGGGACGGATCCCTGGTACTTCCGTGAGTTCTCCGAGAAGTATGCTTATCCGCTGGGCATCAACATTGTGTTCTACGCGCTGACGCATTGA
- a CDS encoding alpha/beta hydrolase translates to MKNLRLLLVLAFGVSGLGAAEIAPIRGLSRTNLLEYRDEAGKLKTATTVAEWEVRRKAAVAAFLSMTGPLPGEAMRCPLDLQIEEEVDCGSYVRRLISYASSPGGRVPAYLCIPKAALGGKPAPAVLCLHPTENVIGHKVVVGLGGKPHRQYAAELAERGYVTLAPSYPLLALYQPDLKALGFTSGTMKAVWDNIRGLDLLETLPFVKKEAGFATIGHSLGGHNSIFTAVLEPRLKAIVSSCGFDSVLDYKDGNIKGWVQERYILKMGDYLGRPQDVPFDYYELIACLAPRAFYVNAPLKDSNFKWDSVDRIATAAEAVYKLHGAEGRVTIRHPDCDHDFPDTERYESYGVIEKVLGKP, encoded by the coding sequence ATGAAGAACCTCCGTCTCCTGCTCGTGCTGGCGTTTGGCGTCTCAGGCCTGGGGGCGGCAGAGATCGCGCCCATCCGGGGGCTGAGCCGCACAAATTTGCTCGAGTATCGGGATGAGGCGGGAAAGCTGAAGACAGCTACGACGGTGGCCGAGTGGGAAGTGCGCCGGAAAGCCGCCGTGGCAGCTTTTTTGAGCATGACAGGTCCCCTGCCTGGAGAGGCGATGCGCTGCCCGCTGGATCTGCAGATAGAAGAGGAAGTGGACTGCGGCAGCTATGTGCGGCGGCTGATCAGCTATGCCTCCTCTCCAGGGGGACGGGTACCTGCCTATCTGTGCATTCCCAAAGCCGCGCTGGGCGGAAAACCTGCGCCCGCCGTGCTCTGCCTGCACCCCACGGAAAACGTCATCGGGCACAAGGTGGTCGTCGGTCTTGGGGGCAAACCTCACCGGCAGTATGCGGCTGAACTGGCAGAGCGGGGTTACGTGACTTTGGCCCCCAGCTATCCGCTGCTGGCTTTGTATCAGCCGGATTTGAAGGCTCTGGGATTCACCAGCGGCACCATGAAGGCTGTGTGGGATAACATTCGCGGGCTGGATCTGCTGGAGACGCTGCCGTTTGTGAAAAAGGAAGCAGGTTTCGCCACCATTGGCCATTCCCTGGGCGGGCATAACAGCATCTTCACCGCCGTGCTGGAGCCTCGGCTGAAGGCTATCGTGTCCAGTTGCGGGTTTGATTCCGTGCTGGATTACAAGGATGGCAACATCAAGGGCTGGGTGCAGGAGCGCTACATTTTAAAGATGGGAGACTACCTAGGGCGGCCCCAAGATGTGCCGTTTGATTATTATGAACTCATCGCCTGCCTAGCCCCGCGTGCCTTTTATGTGAATGCGCCGCTGAAGGATTCTAACTTCAAGTGGGACAGCGTGGACCGCATCGCCACTGCGGCAGAGGCCGTCTATAAGCTGCATGGGGCCGAGGGGCGTGTGACCATCCGTCACCCGGACTGTGACCATGACTTTCCCGATACCGAGAGATACGAATCTTATGGGGTGATCGAGAAGGTGCTGGGCAAACCGTGA
- a CDS encoding thiol-disulfide oxidoreductase DCC family protein translates to MTATPSDHPYLLLFDGVCNLCDGAVQFVLKHDTQGRIHFGSIQSETGSQLYRQHGLDPEKPHTMLFISPQGVFHQSDAALEIAGHLGFPWSLAKIFKVIPRAIRDTAYRFVADHRYQWFGKHDQCALPRPEWRGRFLR, encoded by the coding sequence ATGACAGCCACCCCATCGGATCACCCCTACCTTTTGCTCTTCGATGGCGTGTGCAATCTCTGCGATGGAGCCGTGCAGTTCGTCCTGAAGCATGACACCCAGGGGCGCATCCATTTCGGCTCCATTCAGTCCGAAACCGGCAGCCAGCTCTACCGCCAGCACGGGCTGGACCCTGAAAAGCCCCACACGATGCTCTTCATCAGCCCCCAGGGCGTGTTTCATCAAAGCGACGCCGCCCTGGAGATCGCCGGCCATCTCGGTTTCCCCTGGAGCCTCGCCAAAATCTTCAAGGTCATCCCCCGTGCCATTCGTGATACCGCCTACCGCTTTGTCGCAGATCACCGGTACCAGTGGTTTGGCAAGCATGATCAATGTGCCCTGCCCCGCCCGGAATGGCGTGGCCGCTTTCTGCGTTGA
- a CDS encoding OmpA family protein: MKFPLIALLALAAPMLSLQAAPPAADVEGAKDDPTIKRYHGTFISRYSDKDFDRYLLPLGKALKSGRIKEGKYEKSLMLEGRVTRRAYHSTEADRSTLELFRNYQQELTAAGFETLYLLEDGTQTRGGITFIDDDFTSSLQSLSAETLYLSAKKTTAEGTEIYASLWAGKTASIRPHWAPRGAPFALLDLITVGSMDTRMVVVKSDEMQRRMDTDGSISLYGIYFDFNKDSLKPESAPTLEQIAALLKAQPALRLYVVGHTDAIGSLPSNMDLSDRRAKAVVNALVNQHGIASDRLAPAGVAFLAPVATNTTEPGRAKNRRVVLMPQEAKE; encoded by the coding sequence ATGAAATTCCCCCTTATCGCTCTCCTGGCGCTCGCGGCCCCCATGCTTTCACTCCAGGCCGCACCCCCTGCCGCCGATGTGGAGGGCGCAAAGGACGACCCCACCATCAAACGTTATCACGGCACCTTCATCTCCCGCTACTCGGACAAGGACTTTGACCGTTACCTTTTACCTCTGGGCAAGGCCTTAAAGTCCGGCAGAATTAAAGAAGGTAAATATGAAAAGTCTCTGATGCTGGAAGGCCGCGTGACCCGGCGTGCCTACCACAGCACAGAGGCGGACCGCTCCACCTTGGAACTTTTCCGCAACTACCAGCAGGAGCTGACCGCAGCCGGGTTTGAGACGCTTTACCTGCTGGAAGATGGCACTCAGACACGAGGCGGCATCACTTTCATTGACGATGATTTCACTTCCTCGCTGCAAAGCCTGTCCGCCGAGACCCTCTACCTCTCCGCCAAAAAAACCACCGCCGAGGGCACGGAAATCTATGCCTCTCTCTGGGCTGGCAAGACCGCCTCCATCCGGCCTCACTGGGCACCCCGAGGTGCCCCCTTCGCCCTGCTGGATCTCATCACCGTCGGCAGCATGGATACCCGCATGGTCGTGGTGAAATCCGACGAAATGCAGCGCCGCATGGACACGGATGGCAGCATCTCGCTCTACGGCATCTACTTCGATTTTAACAAGGACAGCCTCAAGCCCGAATCCGCCCCCACGCTGGAACAGATCGCGGCTTTGCTGAAAGCGCAGCCCGCGCTGCGGCTCTACGTCGTCGGCCACACAGATGCCATCGGCAGCCTGCCCTCGAATATGGATCTTTCCGACCGCCGGGCCAAGGCCGTGGTCAATGCCCTGGTGAATCAGCACGGCATCGCCAGCGACCGCCTCGCCCCTGCCGGCGTCGCCTTCCTGGCCCCCGTCGCCACCAACACCACCGAACCCGGCCGCGCCAAAAACCGCCGCGTTGTGCTGATGCCCCAGGAAGCCAAGGAGTAG
- a CDS encoding DUF1501 domain-containing protein produces the protein MNLSLRKTLDRSKPNRRDFLVQSSCATLGITSMVNTLSQLQLVGSAAAAGGPNDFKALVCIFQGGGNDSNNLLIPRGPSAARSHYEFYRGIPTYAGGSGGLAVPTAELALTAITPDNPGTFDPGAGYTNNDLAIHPACEGLKSLFDSQDLAFVTNVGTLTQPGVTRANFAALAPTKPPQLFSHSDQVLQWQSSIADQPFTSGWGGRIADLLDAASNTNSAGLAMGVSIAGVNSFQVGTSEQPFVMSTAGALDFDGYGPGNVGYADALTNVTLKPFLAGANGYDPLTSTNYKTTGQGWRLKALEKLMAMNHANLFDASYQNTAKTARVTEGVVADTLAYTNGTGGPVLDTYFTAAFGGNATAANTDFANQLKMVARLIIGNYALLQDGKPANNRQTFFIQQGGYDTHASQIAINGNNTVNTGVGQFALLNVLSRSIKGFYDSIIGHPRGGVALWNAVMGFTASDFTRTFTPNKTDSTGGSDHGWGGHMMVMGGAVKGKKIYGTFPLLEVDGGIDCTGSRGRWIPSTSVDQYAAKIAEWVGVPPAQIDAVFPNLSRFGAGTNLDFVDLTI, from the coding sequence ATGAATCTTTCTCTTCGCAAGACCCTTGACCGCAGCAAGCCCAACCGCCGCGATTTCCTGGTGCAGAGCTCCTGCGCCACGCTGGGGATCACCAGCATGGTGAACACCCTCTCCCAGCTTCAATTGGTGGGATCCGCCGCCGCTGCGGGTGGCCCCAATGATTTCAAGGCCCTGGTCTGCATCTTCCAGGGCGGTGGTAACGACTCGAACAACCTGCTCATTCCTCGGGGGCCCAGCGCGGCCCGTTCCCACTATGAGTTCTACCGCGGCATCCCCACTTATGCAGGCGGCAGCGGTGGCCTAGCCGTGCCCACGGCGGAGTTGGCCCTCACCGCCATCACGCCGGACAACCCCGGCACCTTTGATCCGGGCGCTGGCTACACGAACAATGACCTCGCCATCCATCCGGCCTGCGAAGGATTGAAGTCCCTCTTCGATTCTCAGGACCTCGCCTTTGTCACCAACGTCGGCACTCTCACCCAGCCCGGCGTCACCCGTGCCAATTTCGCGGCGCTCGCGCCCACGAAACCACCGCAGCTCTTCTCCCACTCGGATCAGGTGTTGCAATGGCAGTCATCCATCGCCGACCAGCCCTTCACCAGCGGTTGGGGCGGTCGCATTGCCGATCTGCTGGATGCCGCCAGCAACACCAACTCCGCAGGTCTCGCCATGGGTGTTTCCATCGCTGGGGTCAACAGCTTCCAGGTAGGCACCAGCGAGCAGCCCTTCGTCATGAGCACCGCCGGTGCGCTCGACTTCGATGGTTATGGCCCAGGCAATGTGGGGTATGCCGATGCTCTCACCAACGTCACGCTGAAACCCTTCCTCGCCGGAGCCAATGGTTATGACCCGCTGACGAGCACGAACTACAAGACCACCGGCCAGGGCTGGCGGCTGAAGGCCCTGGAAAAACTCATGGCCATGAACCATGCCAACCTGTTTGACGCCTCCTACCAAAACACGGCCAAAACAGCCCGTGTGACCGAAGGGGTCGTGGCAGATACCCTGGCCTATACCAACGGCACGGGTGGCCCGGTCTTGGACACCTACTTCACCGCCGCTTTTGGGGGCAACGCCACTGCTGCCAACACCGACTTTGCCAACCAGCTCAAGATGGTGGCGCGTCTCATCATCGGCAACTACGCCCTCCTCCAGGATGGCAAGCCCGCCAACAATCGCCAGACCTTCTTCATCCAGCAGGGCGGTTACGACACCCACGCTTCGCAGATCGCCATCAATGGCAACAACACCGTCAATACGGGTGTGGGCCAGTTTGCCCTGCTGAACGTGCTCAGCCGGTCCATCAAGGGCTTCTATGATTCCATCATCGGCCATCCCCGTGGTGGTGTCGCCCTATGGAATGCGGTCATGGGCTTCACCGCCTCCGACTTCACCCGCACCTTCACGCCTAACAAAACAGATTCCACTGGCGGTTCCGACCACGGCTGGGGCGGCCACATGATGGTCATGGGCGGCGCAGTGAAAGGCAAAAAAATCTACGGTACTTTCCCTCTGCTTGAAGTGGATGGCGGCATTGACTGCACCGGCTCCCGTGGCCGCTGGATCCCCAGCACCTCGGTGGATCAGTATGCCGCCAAGATCGCCGAATGGGTAGGTGTGCCTCCGGCCCAGATTGATGCCGTTTTCCCGAACCTTTCTCGTTTTGGAGCCGGAACCAATCTGGATTTTGTTGACCTGACGATCTGA